AGCCagtgggaaactgaggcacgggggaCTATTTCAGCCCTAAAATGGCCAATTTTGAAGGGAATTTTACCgggatttttgcattttttaggGCAAACTCCATGTAAAAGTTCTGATTTTTACCCAGATTTTGGGcaaaatttctgggatttttgggtgaaatttctgggattttcgAGGTTAATTCTTGGCATTCTTGAGACTTGTATAccaaatttttggggaaacTATTCCACAGGAAAATCCCTAAGTACCTGGAATTTTGGGCGTTTTATCccagatttttttggggaaaaaaggatcaAATCCAtaagaaaaatccccaaatttcagtgcttttagccagtgggaaactgaggcacgggggacgattccagccccaaaatggCCAATTTTGAAGGGAATTTCACGgggatttttgcattttttaggGCAAACTCCACGTAAAAGCTGTGATTTTTACCCAGCGGTGCCGTTGGTGTCCCCGAACTGCAGGCGGTCCAGCAGGTCCTTGTAGGGCAGCTCGGGCACGGCACGAAGCCCAGGATGGAACGGCCCCAgatcctgggatttggggcaattCCACACATTCCTGGGGTGTGGGGGAAATTCCCAAGATTTTGGGcaaaatttctgggattttcgAGGTTAATTCTTGGCATTCTTGAGAGTCGTATGCCAGATTTTTGGGGAAACTATTTCACAGGAAAATCCCTAagttcctggaattttgggggttttatccCAGATTTTTGGGTAAAATAGGTACAAATCCGtaagaaaaatccccaaatttcagtgcttttagccagtgggaaactgaggcacgggggaCGATTTCAGCCCTAAAATGGCCAATTTTGAAGGGAATTTCACCgggatttttgctttcttttccccagaGAAACCAGGATTTTTACCCAGCGGTGCCGTTGGTGTCCCCGAACTGCAGGCGGTCCAGCAGGTCCTTGTAGGGCAGCTCGGGCATGGCCAGGCGCCGGCACAGCTCGCGCTCCTCCCCGCGCAGCCCCGGGCGCAGCGCGAAGCCCAAGATGGCGCCGGCCCCGGGCGGCTGGAAGGGCCGCAGGCCCCGCTCGGCGATGTCGGCGCCGGGCACGGGGCCCCCGCCCCGCAGGCAGCGCCCGGCCAGGGCCCCGCGGCGCCGCCGCAGCTCGGCCGCCTCGCGCCGCAGCCGCTCCAGCCCGAAGCGCTCGGCCTCGCGCCAGAAGCTGCGGTTGAAGTGCGAGTAGAGCGCCCAGTCCAGCGCGTTCCAGGCGCGCAGGCGCCGCCGCTGCTCGGCCGAGAGGCTCCGCGCGGAGCCGCGCGCGTTGTGCGCGAAGGCGTCCACGGCGTCGCGGGGCCAGCACAGGCGGTGCCGCAGCAGCACCAGCGACTCGTCGAAGCGCTcggccagcagcaccagcggGAAGGCGCGGCCCAGGCCGCCCAGCAGCGCCGGGATCTGCGCCGGGCCCGCGGGCTCGGGCAGGCCGAAGTCGAACCACTGCAGGTTGCGCGCGTAGTGGTTGCCGCGCAGGCCCGGGCGGAAGTAGCGCCAGGGCGCCGCCAGGAAGGCGCCGAGGGAGGGCGCGCTCCGGAAGGCGGGGGCGGCCGCGCGGAAATACGAGAAGGCCGACTCGGCCACGCGGGCGGGGTCGCGCACGATGGAGAAGTAGAAGGAGTCGTTGGGCATCACGCGCTGCACCTGCGGAAGGTTCCCGAAATTCAGGctggttttcctgttttttctgagtttttggggatttttttttcctgattttttggggcaatttttaaggactttggggtttttttctgagtgttttaggagtttttatgggatttttttgggggattttttctgaattttttctgaatttttttgggcaatttttaaggattttttgggatttttttccccaatttttggcatttttttctgatttttttggtttttttcccaattttttctgattttttggcgattttttccccttttttgcccaaaatcccgttttccccccatttctcaCCTCGCTGAGGTTGAACCTCATGTGGTGGCAGATGATGTTGAATTTCCGACCCTtaaaccctcccaaaatccccttaaattctccctaaaaattccccaaaaattccccaaaaaatcccattttttccccaaaatttccccgttttttcccaaaattcccgtttttcccccgTGTCTGACCTCGCTGAGGTTGAACCTCATGTGGTGGCAGATGATGTCGAACTTGCCCGCCCCAGGCCTGAAGCCGCGCACGCGCTCGGCTCGGAACGGCGCCGGGTACCCGAACTGGTAACGGCGCGGGAGGGCGAAGCGCAGCCGTCGCGACTCGCCGTATCGCGACAGCACGTTCAccacgctgctgctgcccgTCTTGTGCGTCTTCAGGAACACCACGTGCGAGTGGGGGCGGCACGGCGGGGACGGCGGGGCC
The sequence above is a segment of the Zonotrichia leucophrys gambelii isolate GWCS_2022_RI unplaced genomic scaffold, RI_Zleu_2.0 Scaffold_1146_15215, whole genome shotgun sequence genome. Coding sequences within it:
- the LOC135442106 gene encoding galactose-3-O-sulfotransferase 4-like isoform X1 encodes the protein MKPPPGCRRLSPLGAALGAFITLSFTLGLLGGPFRHRAPPSPPCRPHSHVVFLKTHKTGSSSVVNVLSRYGESRRLRFALPRRYQFGYPAPFRAERVRGFRPGAGKFDIICHHMRFNLSEVQRVMPNDSFYFSIVRDPARVAESAFSYFRAAAPAFRSAPSLGAFLAAPWRYFRPGLRGNHYARNLQWFDFGLPEPAGPAQIPALLGGLGRAFPLVLLAERFDESLVLLRHRLCWPRDAVDAFAHNARGSARSLSAEQRRRLRAWNALDWALYSHFNRSFWREAERFGLERLRREAAELRRRRGALAGRCLRGGGPVPGADIAERGLRPFQPPGAGAILGFALRPGLRGEERELCRRLAMPELPYKDLLDRLQFGDTNGTAG
- the LOC135442106 gene encoding galactose-3-O-sulfotransferase 4-like isoform X2 — translated: MKPPPGCRRLSPLGAALGAFITLSFTLGLLGGPFRHRAPPSPPCRPHSHVVFLKTHKTGSSSVVNVLSRYGESRRLRFALPRRYQFGYPAPFRAERVRGFRPGAGKFDIICHHMRFNLSEVQRVMPNDSFYFSIVRDPARVAESAFSYFRAAAPAFRSAPSLGAFLAAPWRYFRPGLRGNHYARNLQWFDFGLPEPAGPAQIPALLGGLGRAFPLVLLAERFDESLVLLRHRLCWPRDAVDAFAHNARGSARSLSAEQRRRLRAWNALDWALYSHFNRSFWREAERFGLERLRREAAELRRRRGALAGRCLRGGGPVPGADIAERGLRPFQPPGAGAILGFALRPGLRGEERELCRRLAMPELPYKDLLDRLQFGDTNGTAG